The DNA sequence GATAAATAATTTCGGTACCTACCTTTGCAGCCAGTGATGTTCGATCAGCTCGTTCATTCATACCTTCTAAACTGTTAAGCGATACAACAAAAGCGAAGACAGAGATGACGATACCTACAATTGAAATGATTGTTAGTAATCTAATCTTTGTTTTTATTAACAAGATGAGTACCTCCCCCGATGTGAAACCTTATAAGAACATTTACCAATTTTAAACAGTGAACCTAGAGGACAGTTGCCTGTCCTCTTGCTCATAGATAATCCTAGTATACACCACGAATATGCGGATGAACGCTTTCTTGATAAAATTTTTGTAACCTTTCTAACTCTTCTTTAGTAAATGATGGTGTATGAAGCGCTGCTAAGTTTTGAGTTACTTGATGAACATTCTTAAAACCAGGAATGATACAACTAATCTCTTCCTGATCTAAAATCCAACGAAGGGCTGCTTGAGCCATCGTCTCTCTACCTTCAGCAATCCATTGTAACTCCCTGCTTAGCTCTACACCCTTAGCAAATTCTAACCCTGCGAAAGTTTCCCCTACATTGAATGCATCACCATTCCGGTTAAACGAGCGGTGGTCATCTTGAGCAAATGTCGAAGTTTCAGTGAATTTCCCTGTCAATAAACCACTAGCTAATGGCAATCGCGCTAAGATCCCAACACCTTTTTGCTTTGCAGCTGGGAAAAGCTCCTTCAACGGTTTCTGTCTAAAAATATTAAAAATCACTTGTAAAGCTCGTACATTTTCATTTTGAAGACAAAGTAGTCCTTGCTCTGCTGACTCTACACTCACACCGTAGTAGCGAATTTTCCCCTCGGCCTGTAGTTTATCTAACACCTCATAAACCCTTCCATCCTTAAGAACTTCGGTTGGTGGGCAGTGGATTTGATAAAGGTCAATATAGTCTCTTTGCAATCTTCGTAAACTGTCTTCACAATATTGGCGAACCATTTCTTCTGAATAGGTTTTAGGATCGTGAATATCTCCCTGGCGACAAAATTTTGTGGCGATATGGATATCAGCCTCTTTACCTTTTGTTGCCTTTGCCAACAATTCCTCGCTATGACCATTGCCGTAAACATCAGCTGTATCAAAAAAGTTTACACCTTCGTCCATGGCAACCTGAAGTGCTCGGAGGGATTCATCATCATGAACCTCTCCCCATGTGCCACCAATTGCCCACGTACCAAAGCTTACCTCACTAACTTTAATATCCGTATTTCCAAGCTGCCTATATTTCATCTACTCTTCCTCCTACTCAATTGTGCTGAATGTATATTTAGTTGACCTTACATACTCTTCACCTTTTTTAAGGGTCATTGTAGGAAATTGCTCATGGTGGATCGCATCTGGTGGTCCTTGTGTTTCAAGACAAATACCCAAGTGTTTACGTGATTGAACACCGTATACCTGTGTGTTTTCTTGAAGCATATTTCCTGAGTAAACGACAACAGATGGCTCGTCTGTTTCAATAATCAGTTTACGGCCACTCATAGGTTCAGTTAAGACGATCTCTTGTTGATTATTGTGACTCAACATGAACGGATGATCATAACCATTTCCTACTAAGATATTTTGGTGGTCGCTCGAGTTGACACCATCCAAAATTTTTCTACCTTTTCGGAAGTCAAACGGTGTATCATCTACATCTAGAATTTGGCCCGTTGGAATTAGATCATCACCAAGCTCTATAAATGCATTACTCTTTAATTGAAGCTCATGATGTAACACATCATCCTTCAAATCACCGCTTAAATTAAAATAAGAATGATTCGTGACATTTACTAGTGTATCCTCATCACTAGTACCATGATATGTAATGATTAGTTCATTTTCGTTTGTTAATTGGTAAGTTACTTTCATCTCCAAATTTCCAGGATAGCCTTCTTCACCATCAGGACTAGTCCTTGAAAATTGAACCGTTAACTCTTCGTCTTTCACTTTAGCATCCCAGAGAACCTTGTCAAAGCCATGGATTCCACCATGAAGATGGTTTTCGCCATCATTCTTGGCAAGAGTATAGATTTTCCCGTTCAGGTCAAATTCTCCCTTGCCAATTCTTCCTGCCACACGTCCACAAATAGCTCCAAAGAATGGTGAATGTTCAATATAATCCTCTAGTTTGTCAAATCCTAAAACAACGTTTTCGAAGCTACCTTTGTTATCAGGTACGATAATTTTGGTAATGATACATCCGTAATTCAAAACCGATACTATCATACCTTGATTGTTAGTTAATGTGTATAAGGTCACTTCTTGATTATTAATAAAACCGAATGGTGCTCTTGTTACATTCATGTACGTTCACCTTTCCTTTTAAAGAGGGACTCAAATATATCTGGCATTAACTTATCTAATATATTTGAGTCACCTATTATTTTACTTTATTTTTTTGCTAAGCGAATTACATTCCATGACGCTTTTGTTAATAAAGTTTCAATTACACCATTGTTTATTGATGAAACTCCTTTGTTGTGAGGAGCAACCCTCTCATCACCTAGACTATTTACCGCTTTTAAGTTTTCATTCTCCATAACAATGTGTTCAACAATTTGGTACCCTTCAAAACTTCTAACATCACACGATAAATCTAGACTTTCTTCAAGGTGACGGTTAAGAGCAAAAATTGTTAGCTCTTCTTTTTCTTCGTTAAATACGATCGCCGTATCTAAATATGGTACATCTGTAAAGTCCTTTGTATCATAGACTGGTGAAGATACCACTGGTTTTAAAGAAACTCCTCGCCCATAAGTTGAAACATGTTGGTATGGATAGAAGATGGTTTGCTTCCATGCTTTTCCGCCATTTTCAGTCATGATCGGTGCAATTACATTGACAAGTTGCGCCATACAAGCAATCTTCACGCGATCCGAATGACGTAATAACGTCATTAACATTGAGCCTACTAATAAAGCATCCTCAAAGTTATAGTTGTCTTCTAATTGTGGCGGAGCAATTGACCATGGTTCAATCTTCGCATCAGCATCATTGGAATGGAACCAAACATTCCACTCATCGAAGCTTAGGTTCATTGTTTTCTTGCTACGTTTTTTTGCTTTGATGAAATCACATGTTGAGATTACCGTTTTAATAAATTGTTCCATCTCTAAACCATTAGCCAAGAAGTTGGCCGAATCGTTATCGCGATTACCGAAATATTGATGAAGTGAAATATAGTCGGCAACATCATACGTATGCTCAAGAGTTGTCGCTTCCCATTGTGGGAATGTTGGCATCCCTGACCCTGAACTTCCACAAGCAACCAAGTCAATAGAAGGATCCACTTGCTTCATTGCTTTTCCAGTTTCCGCCGCTAACTTCCCATACTCCTCTGCGGTCTTTTGACCGATTTGCCACGGACCATCCATTTCATTTCCTAAGCACCAAGTTTTAATTTTATGTGGAGCTTCATACCCATGGCTTCGACGAAGATCACTCCAATAGGTACCACTAGGATGATTACAATACTCAATAAAGTTTCTTGCTTCATCTATTCCTCGAGTCCCTAAGTTAACTGCCATCATCACTTCTGCATTTACTCGTTTCGTCCAATCCATAAACTCATTGGTTCCAATTTCATTTGTTTCGATTGTTCGCCAAGCTAATTCCAGTCTGCGTGGACGTTGCTCTCTTGGACCAACACCATCTTCCCAGTTATAAGCTGAAACCATATTTCCACCAGGGTACCTGAGAATAGGAACCTGTAATTCTTTTACGAGACTAATAACATCTTTGCGAAAGCCTAGTTCATCAGCTTCAGGATGGCCCGGTTCATAAATCCCTCCATATACAGCTCTTCCTAAGTGTTCAATAAAGGAACCATAAATTCTATCATCGATCGTTGCAATTCTAAATTCTTTATCTATCACCATTTTTGCTTTTTTTATGTTTGTCAAAACAACTCATCTCCTTAGTCTATATTTACCTGAAAATACTCTTTCGCATTGTTAAAACATATATCTTGGACTATTTGTCCTAAATGCTTATAGTCTTCTGGTGCCTCTCCTTTTTCTACCCAATCTCCTATTAGCTGACAGAGTAGTCTCCGGAAATACTCATGCCTTGTATAAGATAAGAAGCTTCTTGAATCGGTTAGCATTCCGATAAACGTGCTAAGTAAACCGAGATTAGAAAGGTCTGTCATCTGGCGGAGCATGCCATCTTTTTGATCGTTAAACCACCAACCTGATCCAAATTGAACTTTCCCTTTTACCTCTGACTGAAAGTTACCACAAGCAGTGGCAATGACATAATTGTGGACTGGGTTTAATGAATAAACAATTGTTTTCGGTAGCTCGTTCGATTTATCTAATTCATTTAAGAAACCATTTAATTGTCTAGCTAAAGAAAAATCATGAATTGAATCAAATCCTGTGTTCGCACCTAGTAACGAATGCATTCTAGAACTGTTATCCCTAATTGCTCCTACATGCAGTTGCATCGCCCATCCTAATGTGTGATAGAGTCTACCTAAGAATAATAAAATATGGGTTTTGTATTTCATTTCCTCTTGTAGTGTCACTGTTTCACCAAGTCTTGCTTGTAAGAAAATCTTTGAAGCGTCCTCAAAGGTACATTCTTCAAAAGGAAATGTTTCTAGTCCATGATCAGAAATTCTGCAGCCTACTTCGTGAAAATAGTGAGCACGACTATCCAATGTAGCAAGCAAATCCTCATACGTTTTAATCGGTATTTCACTAACATCAGATAACGTATCAATATAGTCGTTAAAGCTAGACTTTGTAAGTTCAACGGCTTGATCCGGTCGGAAGGTTGGAATAACTTTTGTATTAAACTCCGGGATTCCTCTCAGTTGTTTGTGATAATGTAAATCATCAACGGGATCGTCTGTCGTACCAACGACTTTTACATTTGATTTCTCAATTAACTTTTGAGTAGTAAAATCAGCTGCTTGTAACTGTTTATTACAATGGATCCAGATCTCTTCACTTGTTTCTTCATTAAGCAATATGTCTGTATTGAAATATCTTTGAAGTTCTAAATGGCTCCAATGAAATAACGGGTTTCCTATTGTATAAGGAACTGTTTTCGACCATGCCTGAAATTTTTCGAAATCAGTTTTCTCCCCAGTGATGAACTCTTCAGAAATACCTAAACTTCTCATAGCTCGCCATTTATAATGATCACCATGTAGCCATATTTCTGCTAAGTTACTAAACGACTTATTTTCAGCAATCTCCTTTGGGCTTAAGTGACAGTGGTAATCATAGATAGGCATGTCTTTTGCGTAGTCATGGTATAAAATTTTTGCAGCTTTATTATGTAATAGAAAATCCTCAGTAATAAAAGGTGTCATAACATCCTCCTTAGTAGAGGCAATTCATAGAAGGAATTGCCTCATAATGACTTACTTATTACCTCTAGCCAATCTCACTTCATTTACAAATTGCTGTGCTCGTTCTGTTAGCTTTGCACAATATTCTTCATCAATAGTTTCTTTCGTATTAACAAGAGTACTACCAACTCCCGCAGCAACTGCACCTGCTTTTATATAAGATCCTACGTTTGTTAGGTCGATACCACCTGTTGGCATCATCGGAATGTGTGGTAGTGGTCCGCGCACATCTTTAAAGTAACCTGGCCCCATGATATTAGCTGGAAAAACCTTAATGATATCTGCGCCATGCTCGTAGGCAGTAAGAATTTCTGTTGGTGTCAATGCACCTGGTACACTTAACACGCCATATCGTTTCGTCATTTTAATTGTCTCTACATTAACAACCGGCGAAAACACAAACCTAGCCCCTGCCATTATTGCCGCTCGAGCCGTCTCAGGATCTAATACAGTGCCAACACCAACAATTGCTTCATCCTTTAACTCATCAGCGACCATTTCAACCAATGAAAGGATCTTTGGAGTTTCAACAGTTAATTCTAATGCCGTTACTCCACCTTTACTTAAAGCTTTTGCAATTGGAATGATATTGTCTTTGTTAGCCCCTCGAATAACCGCAACAATACCACTGTCTTTAATTTGTTTAATTAAATTCATATATCCTCCTTGACCTACTATCTACTAATATCTTCCCCAGTAGGTTCACACATAAATTGTCGTAACTCTTCTCGATCAGGTAACCCCTCAAAATCTCCGACTACTTGTGTCGCAAGAGCACCGACTGCATTTGCTCTCTTTACTACTTCTTCTAATGGCAGCTCATCTAAAAGACCAGAAATCACACCTGCTGCAAAGCCATCTCCTGCACCAACAGGATCGATAACTGTCTTTACTTTAAAGCCTGGGACAAATTGCATTTCGTCTTTTGTAAAATAGTACGCACCTTTTGCACCTGTCTTTAAAATGACTACTTGAGCCCCTTGGTCTAAAAATAATTGTCCTAATGTTTCTGGATCCGTTTCCCCGAACATGAATGTTCCCTCATCAACACCTGGAAGAATGATGTCTGCTAAAGCAGCTATTTCGAGCAATACCTTTCTTGCTTGTTCTTCAGACCATAATTTTTTTCGGAGATTAGGGTCAAAGACTATCTTTAATCCGTTTGCTTTTGCTATTTCGATCACACGAATAATCGTCTCGTAACAACTCTCACTTAACGCAGGAGTAATGCCTGTAATGTGTAGATATTTTGCTTTCGCAATATAGGCTTCGTTTAGGTCACTTGGGGACATCGTACTTGCAGCTGAGCCTTTTCGATAATATTGGACGCGAACGTTATCGCCGCTTCGAACTTCCTTAAAATACAGTCCAGTTTGAGCTGTTTTTTCAAGCTTTACCTCGCTAACATCTACACCTTCACCACGGACGAATGAGAGAAGTGACTTCCCGAATTCATCGTCTCCTACTTTACTAATCCAACCTACCTGGTGACCTAACCTTGTTAATCCGAAAGCTACATTCGTTTCTGCTCCACCAAACTTTCGTGAATAAGAATGTGCATATCTCATTAACGGAGAGGACTCAGGTGTTAGCACTACCATCGTTTCGCCAATCGTCACAACATCCATATTTATGTCTCCTTACACACCAGAGTAAGCCATGAACCCACCGTCAACAGGAACCGAAATACCAGTGACAAAGCCTGAAAGGTTTTCATCAGCTAACCAAAGTAAAGTACCAAACAGGTCTTCAGGTGAACCAAAACGTCTCATTGGAGTATGTGAAATAATTTTTTCCGACCTTGGCGTAAGACTGCCATCTTCATTTTGCAATAATTTTCTGTTTTGCTCTGTTAAGAAAAATCCAGGTGCAATGGCATTTACACGTACTCCAACTGGTGCCATATGAACAGCTAACCATTGCGTAAAGTTATCAATACCGGCTTTTGCAGCACTATATGCAGGTACTTTTGTCATCGGACAAGGCGCACTCATCGATGAAATATTGATTACAATTGCACCTTTTCGATTGAGCATTTTTTTCGTGAAAATTTGTGTCGGAATTACCGTGCCAATAATATTTAAATTAAATACATGGTTGAAACCTTCAAAGCTAAGGTCAAAAAAGCTTTTAACCGCAGGATTTTCGATATCTTCTATTGCTAATGTTTCGTTTGTTGTAGAACCATCAGGGTGGTTTCCACCAGCTCCATTTATTAGGATGTCGCAAGCTCCAAATTCTGATGCTACAATTTCTTCTGCTTGTCTTACACTCTCGATATCAACAACATTACAAGCAATGGCGATTGCCTCGCCACCCGCTTCTCTAATTTCTGCAGCTACCTTTTCTCCTTTTTCCACAGTGCGGTTCAGGATCGCTACCTTGACGCCATGTCTAGCAAGTTCTTTTGCCATGGCTCCACAAAGTACGCCACCTCCACCAGTAATAACCGCTACTTTTCCTTGTAAGTTACTATTTATTGTGATCATTATTTCGTCTCCTGTTCCTTCATTCTCGTTAAGCTATCCCAGATTCCCCACATATACATGATCCCTAAGCCACGATCATACAATCCGTATCCTGGGCGACATTTTTCATCCCAAATATGTCTGCCGTGGTCTGGTCTTGCATAGCCTGTATATCCTACTTCATGGTAGGCTTTTACAATTTCAAGGATATCGACTGTTCCATCTTGACTACGATGTGAAGTTTCAATAAAATCACCGTTTTCAAACACTTTTACATTTCTAATATGAGCAAACGGGATGCGATCAGCAAATTCGTGTACCATGTCGGCAACGTTGTTTTCTGGATTGGCACCTAACGAACCACTACATAAAGTTAGACCGTTGGATGGACTGTCTACGAGCTGAAGCAATCTTCTTAAATTCTCCTTGCAAGTCATAATTCTCGGTAAACCGAAGATTGGCCATGGTGGATCATCCGGATGGATCGCCATTTTAATATCATTTTCCTCAGCAACTGGAATGATCTCTTCTAAGAAATATTTCAGATTATCCCAAAGATTTTCTTCAGATACATGTTTATAGGCTTCAAATAAACCTGATAAATGCTTTAGACGTTCTGGCTCCCAACCTGGCATTGTAAAATCAGGATTGTCTGAAATCATTTCTACTAATTTCAGTGGGTCCATGTCATCAACGATAGCTTTTTCGTAAAATAATGCTGTAGATCCATCCTCTAACTCTTTAAAAAGATCAGTTCTCGTCCAATCAAAGACAGGCATAAAGTTGTAGCAGATAACCTTTACTCCTACTTCTCCTAACTTTTTAATTGTCTTTTTGAAGTTTTCAATATACTCATCTCTGGTAGGCAGACCTAGTTTAATATCTTCATGAATGTTGACACTTTCCACAACATCAATGTTTAAACCGGCTGCTTCTGCTTGCTTTTTCACTTCTAAAATTCGATCCATTGGCCACTCTACTCCAGCGGCTAAATCATGTAGAGACCAGACAATCCCTTCAACACCTGGGATATGTTTGATATGCTTTAAACTTACCGTATCATTTCCTTCACCAAACCAGCGAAACGTCATTTTCATCCAAGACACCTCCAAAAATAGTAAAAAAGAAAACTTGGCTATTCACCAAGTTTTCTCGTTATGGCGTAAGCCCCATTATGTTAATAAATTGTGCGGTTTAACTCGTCCGCAATCCCTGATTTACGATAGAAGTACGTATTAATAATGTCACGCCATTCCTTAGAATGCTCCGCTTGTTCTTCTTGTCTTGCTAGAACATGACGAAATCTTACATCATCCACTTTTCCTTCTAATGCTAACCAGCGATTTTTTAATTCTTCAGCTTCTTCAACACCTTCAAAATGAGTGTTATAAATATGTTGAATTACGGACACACCTGATTTTAATTGATGTGTATAGGGAACGTGATGGAAGAACAATAACAACTCATCTGGGCAAGTTTCAATTGACTCGTAAAAACTCGTATTTTCAGGGAAGTATTGCCCTGTATAGCCTGTTCCTGTTGCGACTGTACGATCAACACCAATCCCTTGTAAGTCCGCAAAGTGATACGTACCCCATCTGTCATACTCATAACCATCAACGTTTGGACCGTAATGATGATTTGGATTTACCATCCAACCTACTCCAAGTGGCGATGTATATTTTTCATAAATGCTCCATGATTTTAGAAGCATCTCAGTAACAGTTTCAACAACCTGAGGATCGACTCCAAACGTTGCTTTTACCCACTCATTCGTAATTTCCTCTGTAGATAAATCTGGGTTCCAGATTAAACGGCCATAACCGTAAAGATTAGCTTGTGCTAATGTATGTCCAGTCCAGTTCATATCGTTACCTACATTGACAACAGCTGTAATTCCTGAGTACTTATACTCGTACATACTGCCATCAACGACAGACTTTACTGGTGACCCTTCACCTTTTGCATACGTTTCAAAATCAAGAATTTCCTTCCACTGTGGAATCAGGTAACATAAATGTCTTTGCTGACCTGTGTATTCTTGAGTGATCTGGAATTCTAGTATTTGATTGGTACTTGGCATTGCGCCAAATAACGGTGATACGCCTTCACGTACTTGGAAGTCCATTGGACCGTTTTTAATTTGTAAAAGGACATTGTCTTTAAACTGTCCATCTAACGGTTTAAAATGATCATAAGCTGCTCTCGCTCTATCAATCGAACGGTCGCGCCAATCTTGTAAGCAATTGTAGACAAAGCATCTCCAAAGCACAATACCATCAAATGGTTCTAATGCTTCTGCCAACATATTTGATCCATCTGCATGATTCCTGCCATAGGTGAACGGACCAGGGCGATGTTCCGAGTCAGCTTTTACGACAACTCCACCGAAATCAGGAATATAGCTATAAATCTCTTTTGCTTTTTCTTTCCACCAATGACGAACATTCTCATCAAGTGGATCAGCTGTTCCTAATCCGCCTAATTGAATTGTACTAGCATAGTTAACGCTCAAAAATAGTTTAATTCCGTAAGCACGGAATATATCTGCTACTCTTGCTACGTCAGGTAGGAACTCTTCAGTTATCAGGTTTGTTTCTACCTCATGAACATTTACGTTATTAATTGTTGTCCCATTAATTCCAATCGAAGCTAATAATCTTGCATAGTCTTTAATTCTTGAGAAATCCTCCACAAATCGATTATCTTCAAAAAAGATAGACTTACCAGCATAGCCACGTTCAATGCTCCCGTCCATATTGTCCCAATGATTTAGCATCCGTAACTGGTTTTTTGGATTTTCTACAATTTCGATATCTACTAAACTCACTTCAGTTTGCACTAATCTTAGTAAGTGGAAAACACCGTATAAGACACCTTTATCTGTTTTCCCATAAACCAATACTGAGTGAGTTTCTTTATCTGTCTTAAGTATATAACCTTCTTCATTTAGCTGTGAAGAATGGTCACCTACCAATGTAGTAACTAGATCAATTTTAGTGTTTTGAGTAGCAAGAATTATATTTGATGCTTGGCCAGCTTGATCTGAACATTCCAAGCTAGTATCTAAAATTGCCTGAATACCTTTAACCAACTCTTCTTTTGCTGTCCCTAAAATTTCACTTTCTTCAGACATGACAAGTCTCTTGAAGAAAGTTCTATATTCCGCTTCTAAATTAGCATTTGTAAGTTTACTAAAACGTAACCAACCTTCATATCCTGTGTTTTCTTTAAGGGCGTTCATAGGATACCTCCAACATTCGTTTCGAAACTACTTTGAGAATGAAACGATTTATTTTATATCAGTAATTTTCCAAAAAGAATTCTTTGGTTCACCTTTTTCGTCTAAGACGAATGGCCAATTTTTTCTTCCTACTACCGGGAAATTACTTAACCACGTATAGCGATCGTTTGCTCCCCAGAATGTTACGTTCGTTATGACATCACGGTATTCTCTAAATAGTTGGAAGAATTGATCATAGCGCGTAGCTTGCAATTCTAACATTTCTTCCGTTGGTGCTGTTAAGTCAGCACGTTGGTCATCCCATTTAAATACCGATACATCCATTTCCGTTATTTGTAACTGTAAACCTAACGACGCATAGCGTTCGATGGCTGCACGGATATCATCCAAATTAGGTTCAAATATATTCCAATGAGCTTGCAAGCCAATCCCGTGGATCGGAACATCTTTTTCTAGTAAAGATTTTGCAAGGCGATAAATTCGTTCACGTTTCTCAGGATTTGATTCATTATAATCATTGTAAAATAGGGCTGCATTAGGGTCTGCTTGATGAGCAAATTCAAACGCTTTAGCTATAAAGTCTTCACCAATGATATCTAACCACTTAGACGGCCGTAAATATTCTGCATTATCATCTGAGATCGCTTCATTGACTACATCCCAGCTATAGAAACGCCCTTTATATCGTCCCATAACTGTTGAAATATGCGTTTCCATTCTCTTCAATAACGTTTCGCGATCTACTTGTGAGCCATCTTTATTTGTAAACACC is a window from the Anaerobacillus alkaliphilus genome containing:
- a CDS encoding endo-1,4-beta-xylanase, whose translation is MEQKNIPALHEVYKDYFSIGAAVNTYTLTSEEKSLIKHFNSLTAENEMKFGLLQPQEGNFTFDNADKLVAFADANEMKLRGHTLVWHNQTSDWVFTNKDGSQVDRETLLKRMETHISTVMGRYKGRFYSWDVVNEAISDDNAEYLRPSKWLDIIGEDFIAKAFEFAHQADPNAALFYNDYNESNPEKRERIYRLAKSLLEKDVPIHGIGLQAHWNIFEPNLDDIRAAIERYASLGLQLQITEMDVSVFKWDDQRADLTAPTEEMLELQATRYDQFFQLFREYRDVITNVTFWGANDRYTWLSNFPVVGRKNWPFVLDEKGEPKNSFWKITDIK